Part of the Hemibagrus wyckioides isolate EC202008001 linkage group LG09, SWU_Hwy_1.0, whole genome shotgun sequence genome, AGTTTTAtccatacactgaccaggcataatattatgaccacctgcctaatattgtgttggtcccccatttgctgccaaaacagctctgacccgccATACACTGTattttctgacacctttctatcagaaccagcattaacttcttcagcaatttaaggAAATATTAGCTTAtcttttggatcggatcacatagGCATCAGTGGGCctcggccacccatgaccctgtcactggttcacgactgttccttccttagaccacttttgatagatactgaccactgcagactgggaacaccccacaagagctgcagttttggagatgctctgatccagtggtctagccatcacaatttggcccttgtcaaactcactcaaatccttacacttgcccatttttcctgcttctaacatcaactatgaggacaaaatgttcacttgctgcctaatatatcccacccactaacaggtgccatgatgaggagataatcagtgttattctcttcacctttcactgctcataatgttatgcctgatcagtgtatacattGCACATTTTGTGTCAGTCGTTATTACATATCTGGATTATGAAACACACACTAGTATTCATATTACATTCTGTACTTTGAATGTcttctcaacttttttttttacttttctttttcttcccatTGGAAACTTTCACTCTTACAGTGGGTTGCTCAGTGTTTATTGCCGGTCTTGATCTTGTCAGGTTGTTGTCAGTGGGGCTAAGTTTGCTAGTTGCTTCTGTTGATTTGGAAATAGTGTTCATGCCCTGGGCTGATGCAGGTTTGGTTAGCGAAGGCAGAGAGGTACGATTGTCTATGAGGTTAGGCTGGGAGTAAGAGCGTATGGCTGGGGTACTCAGGGACCTGTAAGATGCAGCATTCCCTATCATAGGAAGCTGGCCATGCTCGCTGCTCATGTTAGTGACGGAGTAACGGCTGCTGTTGGATATGACGATGTGATGCCAGGAACTGAGGGGCGTGGCTGAGAAGCGCTGAGGGCCACCGGAGTCCTCTTTAATTCCTCCTGGTGACATGACGATGGAGGTACGTGGGGTAACAGCCTCAACAGCTGACTGGAAGGTCTTGAGGATGCGCTCgctcttctgcttctccttctTCTGACGGGACTCTACTTTGCGCAGCTTTCGCCGATGGTCCCGCATCATCTGCTTTCTTGTGTCAGCCAAGCCTCTATAGGATGTCGACAAGGGAAAATGTGacatcatgaaaaatatgataaCACTGTCTTTATCCTGGATtacacagcaaaaataaaataaaaaatccaccagtttttagtaaatatatatcatttttgtCTTGCTAACAAAGACCTTCTAGGCAAATGCTAATATAACAAGCAAATATAATCAGAAATTTATGAAGTCTAAAAGGTAATGGTTTTGATTTGTACTATAAAACTGATTAAATCATCACACCTATAGTCTACCATGCCTGTTCCTTCCCGGTCCAGCTTTTGGATGAGCTGTTCAAGCTGAACACGATCCAGTGGGATGTTAGATTGCTGGAACAGAAAGTAACACTCTttgaaaaacagacaaacaaaaacacccacagtgaaaattaaactataaatcTTAAGGTAAAAAGGGAATTTTACAAATGGTTATTCAGAATGGTCTCCAATGCCATACAAAAGAGACTAATACTTTATGCTTCTATACTTAATACATAAATGTTATTCTTTTTATGCTTCCTGAATGTTAACCTGAATTTTTACATCCTGAAgggttttgttctgttttgtttgtataaTTGTgcaagatggatggatggatggatggatggatggatggatgaaatatCAAAGTTCAACAGTGAGCATGATTCAgcagacagagacacaacaACGGATCAGCAAATGTTAATGACGAGGATATGATCTCATGCCTGCACTGCCTTCCTGAATTCGGAGACAGGAACATGCATCGTCCCATCTTTATCGATGTTGCGGAAGAAATCCCACAGCCGAAGCTTACGCCGATCAAGATAATCCTGTGAAAATAACACACGGCAAATGACCCTGTTCGAAATTTGACACAGAACACTACGGTTACTCTGACATAAATCTGATGTTACTagtaaacattacatttaaagtgaatttAACTAAAATGTTTATCATCATTTTCATAAATCCTTATACAGTCGCCAACATGTTATAAGTAAATATTCCTAGTGTACCTGAATAACCTTCATAGGGTCAGGCCTCTTTGGAGGCTTTTTGGCAATAAATCCACCAGCACCACCGTAATGCACCTCTAAAGCAGGATGGTCTTGACATGTCAACTCCAGCAGCTGTATAAAGAGTTCATTCACCAGCACGTTCTAGCACATAAACAGTGCCATAAAGAGGCGGTTTAGTGCAGTTCTTATGAGTATGACAAACAGAACAAATTTTTCACAGttctaaatgttaaataatatcatatcAGATCATATCTGCCAGCACTGTAAAGGTTATGTTTACTGCTCTTCATATTATCTTATACATAAGACTCACACATATGTTGATCTCCTCGAGGGCTGTTTTCAGAGAGTTCTTTATGACACTAATCAAAGCCAAGGCACCTTCTACTGTCAGTGAATTGTAAGCCAGCTGCAAGAACAGTACAGCATTTAGTCTTCTCTGTGAACACACTGCATGTGACAAGtcattaaaaagaacaaatacgCCCATATCTATGGTTCAGGCCAATTTCAAGATAACACATTAACAGAATGTGTCCTAACTGAATATTCTTCACAATGTCTAAGACcattaaacagaaatactttcagattcaagaaaaaaatacaaggaTGCTCATGTGGCAAACATTTACAGTTATCTATTTATAAAATCCTATAACTTTTCTCCAGTTTTATAGTTATTGTGTTTGACATTTAATGAACAATAATGCTGTTTAGTTTAATGTgtaaactatctatctatctatctatctatctatctatctatctatctatctatctatctatctatctatctatctatctatctatctacctacctatctatctatctatctatctatctatctatctatctatctatctatctatctatctatctatctatctatctatctatctatctatccacctgtctgtctgtctgtctgtctgtctgtctgtctgtctatctatccacttgtataaaatatctgcttcctcttcttcttcttgttatttatttatttacactgaacactaaactaAACCCCACCTTCAGTGTTCTGAGTGTGTCGTTGGTCTCGAGGCCCCTGCAAAGCATTCCTACTCCTTCATCACTGATTCGGTTGTTACTGAGGTCCAGATAAACTAAAGTGTTGTTGAATTTCAGAGCTTCACCCAAAGCCAGCGCTCCTTCATTGCCAAAGCCGTTCCAGGAGAGGTCTAAGTGTTTCAGAGTCACGTTGACCTGATGGACAGGAGAGAACAAAACATCTCAGGTATCTTTAAGGATAAAAGCCCAGAGTGTTTAACTAGTGTAACGTGATCCCgataatacattatatattatgttacttaaaaatgattccattatatattatacagtcATGTCTTTTTCCATGTTACATGTGTTATTGTATAGCTTCTCATACTTTAAGTCCAGCACAGAAAGCCACAGCACCCTTCATGCGGAGATGATTCCAACTCAGATTAAGGAATTCTACACCCTCATTATTAGCTGAATCAACAGAAAAATAACTGTTTTAATCACATATCATGATAAATACACATCTCACACGTTTTCCTTTCTAAATTATATCTACCTAGCATTTGGCCAAGGTATTCCCCTGCTCTTCCACAGAATTTATTGTGACTCAGGTCTAACTCTTTTACTCTGTAGTTggtctaaaaaaaaagagtttcaaATTAGCATCTTTGACAATCACAAGACTATTGCTTTTCTTACCTTCATATCAGTGGATTATGTTTTAACATACTGTAAAGGCTTCTGCAAACCATTTGGCATCATCCTCAGAGAATTCATTTCCTGAAAAGAAAGTGACAGATCTGTTTCTGTAATGTTTTCAACCCAAAGTATCTTGGATGTATTAAAATGGTTAAATCTTAAATGAACAACAGCGTAATACCATAATTAGGGTGCCATTCGGGTTCCTTTGATATTATAAAATGTTGAAAGAAATTTTAAACAGATGAGATGTTTCCTTCACAACAAGCGTCCTTACGTCATTAGCATGGGTGCGGTTTAACCACATTTTATATATGCTAAAAAACCTCAACCCTGTTACTCAGGGTAAAcgtaaaaattttattttatttaattttattttattttttgtgtatcattttaaaaacatgtatttatttaaaagtgttataatttactttatttaagtACTTAAAAGTTTAAGTACTTTACTTAAGTACTTACTTGCCTCTgtgagacaaataaaaattatattatgtttatttaattttatttatttatttatttattttattttattttattttattttattttattttattttattttattttattttattttattttattttttattttatttgttgattTATATGTTGATTTTTTATGCACACCAATCATGGAATCACTTAATAATAGTTTTAGAGAGTACCAGAAAGTCTGAGTGATTTGATGGACACGTTATCCAACAGCATCCTTGTGATATGCTCAGCTCCAGCAGATTTAAGATGATTGTCAGACAGATCCTACAGGACGGAGTGAGGGTCAATAAAACTGCAAACTCTACTGCCATCTAGTGCTCAAGTATGTATATTGCACTCATTTAGTATTAGAACATTTCATTCATCATATTATgcatgaacaacaacaacagctccatattattataaatattagtaagaacaatattaaatattaaagtataatAAAGATTATGATTCTTAATAATATCAGTAATCATCAGTAACAATGACCAAGTTACCAGATTTTGAATAGTGAAATTGGCCTTCAGCATCTGCACAAGATATCTAGCTCCCTCAGCCAACAGAAAATTGTCAGCCAGTTCTAGCGTTGTTGTGTACGTGTCAGTCTGTGCAGAATACAGAGCCACCATTAGCAAATAATAGTATACGTATTAAGCACACTAGCAGGCATTCCATCATGTTGATTTAGAAGgctcacatatacagtatataagaaGCCTCAGTGCTCAATACTCATTAAACCTGGAATCATAGTAATGATTCATATTCTTTACCACAAGAGCGATGGCCAGAGCTTTTCCACCTAAAGGGCCGAGTCCGTGGTGGTTGAGGTTGATGGTGGCACAGCCGAGGTTTCTCAGAAAGTAGCTGACCGGAACAACACCCAACAGTTTGCACGCCTGGAGGTACACCTCAGCTGTGGACATGTCTTTTGTAGTACTCTTTCGTTCTATCATAAAGTGGCAGGAGTCTTATCAGCCTCTGAATAcgattcaaataaaaaaaatgggatATTTATAGTTACTTACCATCAGCTTCAGTGTCTGTATCCCACTCATCCCCAGATCCAGCCTCATAAGTGCTGTCTCTCTCAGCCAGGCTTAGAGAATCTAGTGACACAACAGACTGCTCCATATTTTAATCCTCCATCCATACACTCTGATAGTAAACTAAATTTGGCTCAACTATTAAATCCTCTGAAGCTTTCTTACAGCATAGTGCTCCATCTGGTGATGTGTTTACGTCTATGTTTACTTAAGGATAAATTCAGAGCCTGTCTTAGCAACAGGAATACATGATACCTGTGCTGCTTGTGGAATACCTTTCAGTGCTAAGCCTATTTGCCCATGCAGTCATGAAATATTCATTGTCTAAGCACGATGCTGTCATTCGACAGATATCTAGAGAATAAGCAGAATTTCACAGCGAATTCTATCCACTAGACTGTTAATATATGTCTAAATCATGGACTCTAGAAACAACTAAGAGAGCAAACTGCTGTTATAAAAGCAATCTGTTATAAAAGGCTATCAAATTCTGTTCAGCTACAAACCAAAGATATCAGATTAACTACTTAGACACTGTCACTGTTGAACACAAATTGAGAGATTAACACAAACTGCACATAAAACGATGATGGTGCACTTGAAATAAAGTGgtgcatcactacactactgtcACCACTGGTTATCATTTCAGGGTCATTGCTATGAGAATTATCCATcacctttttttaattcttttaaaaagcAGGTGATATTATAGCAAAAAAAAGGCAAGAGCAGATTTAATCCCAAGAAATTAGAGATCATATTTCTGGCTGCAGAATTGTCTCTCAGTGAATGTTatttgtttttcgcaccatttTGTGTGAACTCTCTTCTATGATGACTGTGTGAAGTGAAGCAGATGGTAATAAAATTACTTAATCTGGATATATTTCAGACTACAGGGTCTCCCAGCAGTCTCCATACATAGATGAAAGGAATCCTTTTTTGCTATCAAAATATAAAACTCCATGTAATCTCTAGGATTTCCATTTCTTTGTAAAAACAGTGGGGTCATCTTATACAACTTTGCCTCTCAGTTTGGCAACAGTATCATGTGTGATACCAGCGCAACCTTGTGACAGCGTCCTGATCAAGCCGTGAGAATTATGAATATGATAAGAATATTTCCTGAAATGatgtaagatagatagatagatagatagatagatagatagatagatagatagatagatagatagacaaataggtGTAGCTTACTTTTCCTAAAGAAGAAATTTGAATATGAtgcaaaattttatttttatttaatttctgcaTTACCGTAGCCTAAAAAGCTCAGAAGCAAGAAAAGTCACAAtgattttagaattttttttgtttgctttctgtATTGTTTATTGCAAGCAAATGTCCCAAAAATCAATCATTTTCCTAACAAGTGTTTAATTTGAGTCACCCTCATAATCTGTAGACTGTGTATGGCTGTTAAATGAGATGCAGCTTGACGCTTGCTTGGCTGCTCAAATAAAACAGCCTTAAAATAACAATGTCctgaaacagttttttttttcttcagctatTGAAGATGATTTATTTCTGTGCACAAAACTGGATTATTCAATGGAGTGTGATTGATAAGCGAGTAGACACACCTCTTTATTCTGCAttgttggatgtttttttttttttttttttgccttgctttttaaaatgtattatttacaccgatcgatcagacataacattatgaccacctgcctaatattgtgtcggccctccttttgctgccaaaacacaacaaactgtgatgtacggtgtattctgacacctttctatcagaaccagcattaacttcttcagcaaactgagcaacagtagctcgtgtgttggatcggatcacacgggccagccttcgctcccagCCTTGGCcgacccatgaccctgtcgccggttcacccctgttccttccttggaccacttttgatagatactgaccactgcagaccgggaacaccccacaagagctgcagttttggagatgctctgatccagtcgtctagccatcacaatttggcccttgtcaaactcgctcaaatacttacgcttgtccatttttcctgcttctaacacatcaactttgaggacaaaatgttcacttgctgcctaatatatcccacccactaacaggtgccatgatgaggagatgatcagtgttattcacttcacctgtcactgctcataatgttatgcctgattatttaatttctgtttACAGATCCTGACCTGTGACCCAGCAGATGTTCATTGAAcatctgctgcagtgtgtaGGGGAAATTACTTCAAATGATAGTGTAGCCCACTACAGCTTTTAGACGCAGTTACCCATGATGCCACGCTTTGTTTACAGCTGTCTAATGGCCTATTCCGTGTCacagtgtgttgctgtgtgagAGACAAGCATTCAGGGTGCACTTTTGTTTGCATAAGACAAATGGGCGCGCGCACagattaataaagttttttttttcctgaaatgcTTATATCACTTAATATTTAAGTCATGATTGGGAGCCTTATTTATTATGGGCTGTACCCGCTAACGCAAATCTTCTTTAGGCTCTCAGGTAAGCTCTGAGCACagctacatgtgtgtgtgtgtgtgtgtgtgcatggtccAGTCCTctcctagctagctagctagctaacttttaTCAGTCAGCTAACAATACTGCTAAATGCTTTGCTTTAGATTCCCCACATTACTCACGCACAATACCATTTATTAAATCCgtatggaataaaaaaaataacttcgTATAATATCACgcgtttgttttgttttttacacgCCAAGTGGTGAGCTAAATGCTAGCTACGTGACCGCTCACTATAGGGTGGTGTTCCAAATCGCGTTGTGTTTCCTGTTCGAGTGCACTTGGTCTCATATGAAATAAGGCCACGCGCACACTCTTTAGTGCACTACTTAGCCAGTGAAGGAGTATTTATAATtcggcccagcagtagcagtagtgaCTGAACTTAATATAAATagcatttgttttctttttggagTGTTTTAAATAAACGTCTTGCCTTTCGGAAATTTggtgttttaataaatatgtcGTGTTTTAAGTTAACAatgttgtgcaaaaaaaaaaaaagtaagacatAACTTTGTGGGTTTTTATGCCTAGtagacataaaacaacataatgGGCTTATAGGTTTATGTTTGTAGTAACTCAACAGAATGAAGCTGAAATTGTACATTAACACAAGAATTAATATGTTTTAAAGAGATAATTCAGTATAAataatttgatatatatataatatatttgatatatatatttaataaatattttgcaagatcaatttttttttaaatatcttttaaTCTGCTACATGCCAATCGGTTAgaatttcatattaaacacttaactttttatacttttattttttaaaccgcttttttaaaaacacaatttaCATACATGACAAAAGTCCTAAACTTTTAAATACAACCTGATAAACATATGAAGTCTGGCGTTAAAGACTTATGAACCAGTGTTTcgaaatacaccaatcaggcttaacattatgaccacctgtctaatattgtgtcggtccctcTTTTGCCTCCGAAacactgtgatgcactgtgtattctgacacgtttctatcagaaccagcattaagttcttcagcaatttgagcaacagtagtctGTTGTTgtattggatcacacgggccagccttcgctccccacgttcatcaatgagccttggccgacCCATGACCTTgtcgtcggttcaccactgttccttccttggaccacttttgatagatactgaccactgcagaccgggaacaccccacaagatctgcagttttggagatgctctgatccagtcacaatttggcccttgtcaaactcgctcagatccttactcttgtccatttttcctgcttctaatacatcaacattgaggacaaaatgttcacttgctgcctaatatatcccacccactaacaggtgccatgatgaggttcagtgttattcacttcacctgtcagtgctcataatgttatggctgatcggtgtatgtggcTCTAAAAGTGTCATGCACTACATCAGTTTATCTTTAAGGAATTAAGCTTTCCAAAAGCATATGATCCAACAGTAAAGATTTCAAACAAtttacttaataataaaaaagatagAAAATTATACTTTTATTGTTAAGAGTTAGGATGAAAATGAAGTATTTGTATCTGTAAAATCTAATGTAAATGATGagatgatttgttttttttgtttttttttgcaattgtCTCTTTTCTACAGATTCTTATTGGAAACGTCGTCCAGTAATCATTAATGGCaaagcagtgtgtgatggtggtgcaGGTTCTTACAGAAGGCTTAATGAGCAGCAGACTGCCTTGTTGGATCAGTGGTGTAACGCTGAAACTGAAGCTTCAGaaacccctacacacactcagcaagAAAGGAGCGAAGCTGAGGGACTGGTGGAGAGCAGATCACTTCTTGAGATCagggaggtggagatggagccGGATACTCATCCAGAATCAGTGATGGAAAAGATGGTGGTCTCTGTACCAGAATGGACCCAACTCCAGACTGCTGTTGATGAGAGCAAATCGAAGTCTAGCTctgaggaagaaagacagagatttCAAGGGATGGTGACAGAGACTGGAGCTGGTGGGTTCTCATGTTTCTCAGGTTCTTCAAAAGCAGCTCTGTCAAGCACACTGCCTCATTCTGGTTCTGATAACCACAACCTTCTCAAAAGCCCACAACAATCACAAGCTTGCACTAACAGAAACGAGTCATTTGAGCCAACAGCAGATGGTGCtgaagagaatgagaatgatGGTTCTCAAGTACCAGTACAATTGACTTCTGGTCTGTTTACCTGTGAGAATGTGTATGGTGATGACTTTGGTACCACAGGAAGTGAAGCCCAGGTCAGTAATGGCAGTGTTGTGTATGACCTGAGTGCGCTGCTGGCAGACAACAATGCACAGACCTTTACTAATCACACATGGCTTCATCCTGTGGCCACAGGATGGCATTTCCCAGTAGGATTTGGGCTGTCTGATGCCGTCCATTACCCTGTACAGTACCCCGGCACAAGCTACTACCATGGATTTCAAGATAGTACAAATTTTGAAGGTACTGCACTTTATTTCCTTCTTACCATTTGTACTTCAAATTGACTTAACTTTTCATCATTAACTGTAGGATCTGTACTGAAGCAGTACTTACAAACTATCTAAGTATGTTTCTAGCatgattattattgtattttccCCCTAGTGATGTGGAGAGTGTGGGAGGACCTTGGTAAAACTTCGAGTCCCTGCATGTCTCCCAACACAACCTGTGTTGATCCTGGCTCCAAGTTTGAATTCACCGTTATGTCCTATAACATCCTGGCCCAGGATCTGCTAGAGGCTAACTTAGAGCTGTATGCACACTGCTCAGAGTACACGCTAGCATGGGAGAACCGTTTACAGAACATTCTCAAAGAGCTGCAGACCTGGGAACCTGAAGTGAGTTAAAgttcacacaccactgctttTAAATCATGCAAGCAGTTCTTATAAAGTAGTTCTTTAGAGATCATAATGAAGGTTGGGAAAAAaggtatataaaataaatgcgATTGTCAGGTCATcctattttaatttgtattatatattataatcatatatattGTTACCCCACAGATTATTTGTCTCCAGGAGGTACAAGAGAATGACTTCTATGAGCAGATATATCCAGTTCTGACTGAGATGGGTGAGAATATTTTGTTCGTTCATTACATCTATAATAGCTGATCTAAAAATAACTTCTGTATTCATTTAAACCATTTCCTTGCGCATTTTTCTCCCCAGgatatgaatgtgtgtacaAACGTCGCACAGGCACCAAAACAGATGgctgtgcagtgtgttacaacGCTAAGCTCTTTACACCACTCTCTGTGCAACTGCTCGAGTTCAAGCGGCATCAATGCGAACTGTTGGACAGGGATAATGTAGGCATCGTGCTGCTCCTCCAGCCAAACACGGTGCATGGTGAAGACATTAAGTTCCGACCCATCTGTGTGGCCAACACACACCTGTTGTTTAACCCCAGGAGGGGAGACGTGAAACTGGCCCAGCTGGCTATCGTGCTGGCAGAGATTGACAGCGTAGTCAGGCAGTATAAGGTCAGAGAGCAAGAGTGTGAGATCATTCTGTGTGGGGACTTCAACTCCTTACCCAACATGCCGCTGTATCAACTGATCGTCACGGGCCAGCTCCACTACCACGGATTGCCAAACTGGATGGTGCGTCTCAGTCTTCACACTTTTATAGTCACACTTTTAGGTTTATCTTATTGTTCATGTCTCAGGCACCTGAAGAACCAGTTGCTTTCTTCACATGCATCATGGTCATTGAATATGCGCTGTCAAACACAATTCCCAACACTATttactgatttctttttaagtGCATATGCCATTTAGATCTCTGGGATCTTTAATCACCCTTCCAATCGAAACAGTCTTTGTGAAGCCTTGGCCTAATAATCACCCCTCTTTCACAGTTATGTAGATCATTTCAGCTTGCCTTTTAAATCCAAATCAAGTTCAGCTGGGTCTGATCCAACTTTTATACATGCTACAGGATATGGTACTATTTTTATTGCTTAGTTGTGTCATGTATTCACTTGTATGGACTGATCTGCACTTGTGTTCAATTTCTTCAGTCAATTATGCAGGTTTTTCTGTTTagccatctgtgtgtgtgtacaaatagCAAATTATATAAGAACGTGCAAGAGCTACTACAGAATATTCTCCACCATGAATAAAGGAAATGCTGAGAATAGAAGCTGTCCTTTAAATTTTTTTGGCTTGTTAATTGCAGGTGTCTGGTCAGGAGGACTTGTCCTACAAAACCCACCACAGGCGGCTGTACGCACCTTTGTGGCCCGACAGCTTGGGTATCAACGATAACTGTCAATATTATAATGCCTGTGAGCCTCAGAGCAAAGAATCAGGTCAGAATACCAacaagtgtgagtgagagactctatttgtatgtgtttataccattatatttgtttttttttgtgtgtatagtctatTACTCTGAATTGTTTTAGATGAACTTTCTCCTGCCTGTAGACCATTAGAAAGCTTTTTGTA contains:
- the LOC131359681 gene encoding leucine-rich repeat-containing protein 74A; the protein is MEQSVVSLDSLSLAERDSTYEAGSGDEWDTDTEADERKSTTKDMSTAEVYLQACKLLGVVPVSYFLRNLGCATINLNHHGLGPLGGKALAIALVTDTYTTTLELADNFLLAEGARYLVQMLKANFTIQNLDLSDNHLKSAGAEHITRMLLDNVSIKSLRLSGNEFSEDDAKWFAEAFTTNYRVKELDLSHNKFCGRAGEYLGQMLANNEGVEFLNLSWNHLRMKGAVAFCAGLKVNVTLKHLDLSWNGFGNEGALALGEALKFNNTLVYLDLSNNRISDEGVGMLCRGLETNDTLRTLKLAYNSLTVEGALALISVIKNSLKTALEEINICNVLVNELFIQLLELTCQDHPALEVHYGGAGGFIAKKPPKRPDPMKVIQDYLDRRKLRLWDFFRNIDKDGTMHVPVSEFRKAVQQSNIPLDRVQLEQLIQKLDREGTGMVDYRGLADTRKQMMRDHRRKLRKVESRQKKEKQKSERILKTFQSAVEAVTPRTSIVMSPGGIKEDSGGPQRFSATPLSSWHHIVISNSSRYSVTNMSSEHGQLPMIGNAASYRSLSTPAIRSYSQPNLIDNRTSLPSLTKPASAQGMNTISKSTEATSKLSPTDNNLTRSRPAINTEQPTVRVKVSNGKKKKSKKKS
- the angel1 gene encoding protein angel homolog 1 isoform X1 — protein: MIGSLIYYGLYPLTQIFFRLSDSYWKRRPVIINGKAVCDGGAGSYRRLNEQQTALLDQWCNAETEASETPTHTQQERSEAEGLVESRSLLEIREVEMEPDTHPESVMEKMVVSVPEWTQLQTAVDESKSKSSSEEERQRFQGMVTETGAGGFSCFSGSSKAALSSTLPHSGSDNHNLLKSPQQSQACTNRNESFEPTADGAEENENDGSQVPVQLTSGLFTCENVYGDDFGTTGSEAQVSNGSVVYDLSALLADNNAQTFTNHTWLHPVATGWHFPVGFGLSDAVHYPVQYPGTSYYHGFQDSTNFEVMWRVWEDLGKTSSPCMSPNTTCVDPGSKFEFTVMSYNILAQDLLEANLELYAHCSEYTLAWENRLQNILKELQTWEPEIICLQEVQENDFYEQIYPVLTEMGYECVYKRRTGTKTDGCAVCYNAKLFTPLSVQLLEFKRHQCELLDRDNVGIVLLLQPNTVHGEDIKFRPICVANTHLLFNPRRGDVKLAQLAIVLAEIDSVVRQYKVREQECEIILCGDFNSLPNMPLYQLIVTGQLHYHGLPNWMVSGQEDLSYKTHHRRLYAPLWPDSLGINDNCQYYNACEPQSKESGQNTNKWKLQYNHDFLRQLRYCPAACLRPPDLELIPGVTDNTPTPEETQPFPPRHFGNTICHGFDLRSVYNQNISGTKHCAVTTLHSRGAAMVDYIFYSTTKGHAKGYDDKEKGLKLLGRLSLLSEADLWLLNGLPNEMFPSDHLSLLAKFQLC
- the angel1 gene encoding protein angel homolog 1 isoform X2, whose amino-acid sequence is MIGSLIYYGLYPLTQIFFRLSDSYWKRRPVIINGKAVCDGGAGSYRRLNEQQTALLDQWCNAETEASETPTHTQQERSEAEGLVESRSLLEIREVEMEPDTHPESVMEKMVVSVPEWTQLQTAVDESKSKSSSEEERQRFQGMVTETGAGGFSCFSGSSKAALSSTLPHSGSDNHNLLKSPQQSQACTNRNESFEPTADGAEENENDGSQVPVQLTSGLFTCENVYGDDFGTTGSEAQVSNGSVVYDLSALLADNNAQTFTNHTWLHPVATGWHFPVGFGLSDAVHYPVQYPGTSYYHGFQDSTNFEVMWRVWEDLGKTSSPCMSPNTTCVDPGSKFEFTVMSYNILAQDLLEANLELYAHCSEYTLAWENRLQNILKELQTWEPEIICLQEVQENDFYEQIYPVLTEMGYECVYKRRTGTKTDGCAVCYNAKLFTPLSVQLLEFKRHQCELLDRDNVGIVLLLQPNTVHGEDIKFRPICVANTHLLFNPRRGDVKLAQLAIVLAEIDSVVRQYKVREQECEIILCGDFNSLPNMPLYQLIVTGQLHYHGLPNWMVSGQEDLSYKTHHRRLYAPLWPDSLGINDNCQYYNACEPQSKESGKLQYNHDFLRQLRYCPAACLRPPDLELIPGVTDNTPTPEETQPFPPRHFGNTICHGFDLRSVYNQNISGTKHCAVTTLHSRGAAMVDYIFYSTTKGHAKGYDDKEKGLKLLGRLSLLSEADLWLLNGLPNEMFPSDHLSLLAKFQLC